A genomic segment from Streptomyces sp. NBC_01233 encodes:
- a CDS encoding MarR family winged helix-turn-helix transcriptional regulator, which yields MHGSEDQEFLALERELSVFLRRARASSGEMARELHPELEPAAYGLLVRLEAAGRQRATELAAYFGVGKATMSRQLRALEVLGLVAREPDPADGRAFLVGLTVEGRERFLRVRGARREQYMRKLADWDRGEVAELARLLNQLNAGAE from the coding sequence GTGCACGGGAGCGAAGACCAGGAGTTCCTTGCCCTGGAGCGGGAGCTGTCCGTCTTCCTCCGGCGCGCCCGCGCCTCCTCCGGCGAGATGGCCCGCGAGCTCCACCCCGAGCTGGAGCCCGCCGCGTACGGGCTCCTCGTACGCCTGGAGGCGGCCGGCCGGCAGCGGGCCACCGAGCTCGCCGCCTATTTCGGGGTCGGCAAGGCCACCATGAGCCGGCAGCTGCGGGCCCTGGAGGTCCTGGGCCTCGTGGCCCGCGAGCCGGACCCCGCCGACGGCCGGGCCTTCCTGGTCGGCCTCACCGTGGAGGGTCGCGAGCGGTTCCTGCGGGTACGGGGCGCACGGCGCGAGCAGTACATGCGCAAGCTCGCCGACTGGGACCGCGGCGAGGTGGCGGAACTGGCCCGGCTGCTGAACCAGCTGAACGCGGGCGCCGAGTAG